GTGGAGGGTGCCGATGCCGAGGGAGGCGGCGTGGTCGAGTGCGGCGCGCTGGGCGGCACCCCGCTGGGCGGGGGTGAGCGCACCGTGTGCGGCGGCCCGTACGGCGTGGTGGGCGTCGCCGGTCAGCGGCGCGTCGGGGTGGTAGCCGGCCATCGCGGTGACGCCGGGGACGAGGTCCAGCAGGGCGGTGGTGACGACGGCGGAGTGCACGTCGATGCGCGGCAGGTACAGGGCCCGGCCGCCGGCCGCCTCGTCGAGTTCGGCGCGCGAGGGGTGCCGCTGTTCGGGCCACCGCGCGGCGTCCCAGCCGTGGCCGAGCAGGACGTCGGTGGCGGCGTGCCGGTTCGCGAACGCACGGACGAGGCCGAGGGCTTCGGGGAGCGTACGGGCGTCCGAGAGGTCCAGGCCGGTGAGGGCCAGGCCGGTGGCGGTGGTGTGGACGTGGGCGTCGGTGAACGCCGGGGTGACCAGGGCGCCCTCCAGGTCGACCACCTCGTCGACGCCGCTCGCGAAGGCGTCGGCGGCCCCTTCGGAGCCCACCCAGGCGACATGCCCGCGCTCCACGACCATCGCGGTGGCGAACGGGTCGGCCGGGCTGTGGACGTCTCCCCCGCGCAGCAGCAGGGTGCGGTGGTCGGGGGGGCTCTGGGGGGCGGTGCTCTCGGTCATGGGACCAGTCTCGCGCCTGCCGGGTCCCGGCAGGCGCGTGGCCCCCCTCAGACGCGCGGGGGCCGCGCCTCGTACGGGGTGGACAGGACGACGGTCGTACGCGTCGAGACGCCGGCCAGCGAGCGGATCCGGGTGAGCAGGTGCTCCAGCTCCAGCGGGGTCGCCACGCGCACCTTGAGGATGTAGTTCTCGTCCCCGGCCACGCTGTGGCAGGCCTCCAGCTCGGGCACCCCGGCGAGCCGCTCCGCGATGTCGTCGGGCGCGCTGGGGTCGAACGGCTTCACCGAGATGAACGCGGTGAGGGGCAGCCCGACGGCCTCGGGGTCGACCACCGCGGCATAGCCGCGGATCACCCCGCGCTGCTCCAGCCGGCGAACGCGCTGATGAACGGCCGAGGTGGACAGGCCGGTGGCCTTGCCCAGGTCGGTGTAGCTCATCCGCCCGTCCTTGACGAGCAACTCCACAATCTGACGGTCCAGCTCCTCCATGCGGATCAACCTATGGCCCCAGGTGCCTGTCGGCACAGTCGCGCGGGGTCTCGGAACGGCACCTGCGGGGGGCGTGTGACGAAGACCACAGACCTACGGGTCGGTAGCAGGCCCCCTCGCGGTTATCGGCCGCACACGGAGGGAAGTGCTTGCTGTGGTCGAGGCCGTGGCGCTGTGCCGGCCCACCCGAGGGGGGAAGATCCCATGCAGAGCATCAAGCTCACCGGACGTACCGAACCGGAGCCTGTCGATCCCGACCAGGACGAAGGCGCCGACGTGTACGACATGTTCGAGATGTTCCGGGTGGTCTGCCCGGACTGCGCCCAGCCGATCGCGCTGCTGGCCGACGAGGACGTGCTGCCGGAGCACGCCCGGTGCCCCACCCCGTGGAACCCGTTCGTGCTCACCGTCTGCTCCGGTACCGGCCGCGTCGCGGCGGACGCCCGGCCCGCCGACGAGACGCTGGACCCCCAGGAGCAGGAGGCCGCGCTGCTGCTGACGCTCCCCCAGGGACTCGACTGGCGGATGCAGCCCTTCTCCCACGCCGGTGGTCCGGGCTCCCGCCCGCTGCGGGTGGACCGGCTGCGGCGAGAGGCCGCCTGAGCCGCTGCCGCCGGCCCTGGAGGACGCCCCGGGCGGGTGGCTCCAGGGCACCCGCCGAACTGGCACTCGGTTCGCGACGGCAGTGACCCGCGCCCGCCCCGGCGCGTTCACCCCGTATGACGACGCTGCACTCACCAGTCGGCTCGGGGCGCCGCCGGCTCGCTCCCCCGGCCCCCGAAGAATCGGTTCCGCAGCCGCTGCCCCGGCCGGCCGGGAACTCCCCGATGGCCTCGCCCGCCGATCCGCCCATCTACAGCGCGCTGCTGCGGCACTGGCAGAGCAGCGGCCGGACCGTGCCGGGCCGCCGCGACCCGGAGTGGAACCGGGCCGCGGCCCTGCCCGTCTGGTCGGACACCCCCCTGCGGGTCAGCGGGTCTCCGGACCCGCGAGGTGGCGCGCGATGACCATGCGCTGGATCTGATTGGTGCCTTCCACGATCTGGAGCACCTTGGCCTCGCGCATGAGTCGCTCGACGGGGAAGTCCAGCGTGTAGCCGTAGCCGCCGAGCACCTGGACGGCGTCGGTGGTCACCCGCATGGCCGCGTCCGTGCAGAACAGCTTGGCCATGGCCGCCTGCCGGGAGAAGGGCTCCCCCGCGTCGCGCAGCCGCGCCGCCTCCAGGTAGAGCGCCCGGCCGGCCTCGATCTGGGTGGCCATGTCGGCGAGCATGAACCGCAGCCCCTGGAAGTCCGCGATGGGTCGGCCGAACTGTCGCCGGTCGGTGGCGTACCGCACGGCCTCGTCCAGGGCCGCCTGGGCGACCCCGACGGCGCAGGCGGCGATGCCCAGGCGCCCGGAGTCCAGCGCGGACAGGGCGATGGCGAAGCCCTGGCCCTCCTCGCCGACGCGGCGGTCGTCGCCGACCCGTACGCCGTCGAAGTTGAGCTGGGCCGTGGGCGAGCCCTTCATCCCCATCTTCTTCTCGGGGAGCGCGGCGTTCAGGCCCTCGGCGTCACCGGGGACGAGGAAGGCCGTGATGCCCCGGGGGCCGTCCACACCGGTGCGGGCGAGCACGGTGTAGAAGTCGGCGACGCCGCCGTGGGTGATCCACGCCTTGGTGCCGGTGATGACCCAGTCGTCGCCGTCGCGTACGGCCTTGGTGCGCAGGGACGCGGCGTCGGAGCCGGAGGCCGGCTCGGAGAGGCAGTAGGCGCCCAGCAGACCGCCGGAGAGCATCGCGGGGAGGTGCGCGGCCTGCTGCTCGGCGGTGCCGTATCCGGCGAGGGCGTGGCAGGCCAGGGAGTGGACGCTGACGCCGAGGCCGACGGTGAGGCGGGCCGCGGCCAGCTCCTCCAGGACCTGGAGGTAGACCTCGTAGGGCTGGTCGCCGCCGCCGTGGGCGGAGTCGTAGGGAAGTCCGAGGAGGCCGGATTCCGAGAGGAGGGTGAAGACCTCACGTGGGAAGTGGCCCGCGTCCTCCTCATCGGCCGCCCGGGGAGCGATCTCCTTGGACGCGATGTCGCGGACGAGCGCGACGAGCTGCCGGGACTCCTCGGTGGGCAGACGGCGTTCCACCGGCTGCGGGGCACGGTCGGACATGACGGCGCTCTCCTCCCTGTCGGGCGTTGCGGCGGTCACGCGCTCGGGGTGTGAGAGGCGCCGCCGGGTGATCTCCCGGAGTCGGGCCGGGAAAGACAGACTGCCCAGCCGATCCTGCCCTCCCGGGTCTCGGGGGGCGCGGGGCACCGGCTGTGGCGGGTTGAGTATGCCCGATCGGATGCCCTACGTCACGGGGTGACGGGCTGGTCAGAGGGGTCGGGGGCGTTTCCGATGATCAGCGGATTGGTCCGAACCATTGACCC
This DNA window, taken from Streptomyces griseus subsp. griseus, encodes the following:
- a CDS encoding acyl-CoA dehydrogenase family protein, which produces MSDRAPQPVERRLPTEESRQLVALVRDIASKEIAPRAADEEDAGHFPREVFTLLSESGLLGLPYDSAHGGGDQPYEVYLQVLEELAAARLTVGLGVSVHSLACHALAGYGTAEQQAAHLPAMLSGGLLGAYCLSEPASGSDAASLRTKAVRDGDDWVITGTKAWITHGGVADFYTVLARTGVDGPRGITAFLVPGDAEGLNAALPEKKMGMKGSPTAQLNFDGVRVGDDRRVGEEGQGFAIALSALDSGRLGIAACAVGVAQAALDEAVRYATDRRQFGRPIADFQGLRFMLADMATQIEAGRALYLEAARLRDAGEPFSRQAAMAKLFCTDAAMRVTTDAVQVLGGYGYTLDFPVERLMREAKVLQIVEGTNQIQRMVIARHLAGPETR
- a CDS encoding Lrp/AsnC family transcriptional regulator, which encodes MEELDRQIVELLVKDGRMSYTDLGKATGLSTSAVHQRVRRLEQRGVIRGYAAVVDPEAVGLPLTAFISVKPFDPSAPDDIAERLAGVPELEACHSVAGDENYILKVRVATPLELEHLLTRIRSLAGVSTRTTVVLSTPYEARPPRV